The following are from one region of the Fibrobacter sp. genome:
- a CDS encoding LptF/LptG family permease: MKFTRYLIWNFLKMFILVLLGAIFMFVVIDFVGNIKTWLARDVKDALDYYVCYLPYMIYLITPVALFIGVLASVGNMARHLEMSAMQSSGQSPLKTLFPIFVFGFFVSLASYEMSEYWLPDANHKRLEIMETNAQKKKNPRVKEKVEFTFIDSEKASWFFRHYSGRNKVGRDVVLLLRDQGRLQERFDAKLVRWVEDDSTGSGCWQFERGFRREFHKDGSVNVFNMRKEKICGKVSTHPDDLINERQVSDEMDSKMVEARIEVLKRSGEDTKVMETALHFKKSAHWMNLIVLLIGAALCHRYSRSGGLSQKFGVGLLIVFSYYILERIGLKMGENGALSPFWAAWISHAVYGSIATVMLYRSFRL; this comes from the coding sequence ATGAAATTCACCCGCTACCTGATCTGGAACTTCCTGAAGATGTTTATCCTGGTGCTTCTTGGCGCCATCTTCATGTTTGTTGTTATTGACTTTGTGGGTAACATCAAGACATGGCTTGCTCGAGATGTCAAGGATGCCTTGGACTACTATGTCTGCTACCTGCCCTACATGATTTACCTGATTACGCCTGTGGCCTTGTTCATCGGTGTACTTGCTTCTGTGGGTAACATGGCTCGCCATCTGGAGATGAGCGCCATGCAGAGTTCGGGACAAAGTCCCTTGAAGACACTTTTCCCCATTTTCGTTTTTGGATTTTTCGTGTCCTTGGCTTCTTACGAAATGAGTGAATATTGGCTTCCTGACGCGAACCATAAGCGTCTTGAAATCATGGAAACCAATGCACAGAAAAAGAAGAATCCGCGCGTGAAGGAAAAGGTTGAATTTACCTTCATTGACAGTGAAAAGGCCAGCTGGTTCTTTAGACATTACTCGGGAAGGAACAAGGTGGGACGCGATGTTGTCTTGCTACTTAGAGACCAGGGTAGGCTTCAGGAACGTTTTGACGCGAAGCTGGTCCGTTGGGTGGAGGATGATAGCACGGGCTCTGGTTGCTGGCAGTTCGAACGGGGCTTCCGTAGAGAATTCCATAAGGATGGTTCGGTTAACGTATTCAACATGCGCAAGGAAAAAATCTGCGGTAAGGTATCCACCCATCCGGATGACCTCATCAACGAACGCCAGGTTTCCGATGAAATGGACTCTAAGATGGTGGAAGCAAGAATTGAGGTCCTTAAGCGCTCCGGTGAAGATACCAAGGTGATGGAGACTGCCCTGCATTTCAAGAAATCGGCCCACTGGATGAATTTGATTGTTTTGCTGATTGGTGCGGCCCTTTGTCACAGGTATAGCCGTTCTGGAGGCCTTTCTCAGAAGTTTGGTGTTGGCTTGCTCATTGTATTTAGCTATTATATCCTCGAACGTATTGGACTTAAGATGGGAGAGAATGGTGCCTTGTCG
- a CDS encoding LptF/LptG family permease produces MLKELIAPFLAALFGITFLFVVDFLVKILDNVLSKGLPTSTVIEIFVLNLAWMLSLSIPMAVLVASLMAFGRLSGDQEITACKAAGVSPLSLMRPVLLVSLLISVLMVVFNNWVLPEANHRSVELMSAVSRKKPHAFIDAGRLITQFPDVQLWVSRIDPASGTLYGIQIFELEKRGAPRIVYADSASMEYADNGATLMLRLRSGETHMTDVDNPENYFRIRFFSQDLAMKNVDDRLERRNRNYRSDREMPIEMMQEVVEDARKKFVEAKDQAIDKRLSTLVSLVENVRGDSVVPEGVESSITQDSVQRRRSLQKLRIQEIAALRTTERFYGRMENELKREAQYTVEIHKKFSTAFACFIFILIGAPLGIMARKGGIGTGILYSLAFFVVYWICLIGGENLADRLLLDPILAMWASNIIIGAFGIFITIAMVRDRFSGDSKFFRAIRAIKGFFVRIFKRLTKRFG; encoded by the coding sequence GTGTTGAAAGAGCTAATTGCCCCCTTCCTGGCGGCTCTTTTTGGCATTACCTTCCTATTTGTGGTGGACTTTCTTGTAAAAATCCTGGATAACGTGCTGTCCAAGGGTTTGCCTACATCCACGGTCATTGAAATTTTTGTGCTGAATTTGGCGTGGATGCTTTCCTTGTCCATTCCCATGGCGGTCCTTGTTGCAAGCTTGATGGCCTTTGGGCGCCTGTCCGGGGACCAGGAAATTACCGCCTGTAAGGCTGCTGGTGTGTCGCCCTTGTCCTTGATGCGGCCGGTGCTGCTTGTTTCCTTGCTGATTTCGGTGTTGATGGTTGTTTTTAACAACTGGGTTCTTCCAGAGGCTAACCATAGATCTGTGGAACTGATGAGTGCTGTGTCTCGCAAGAAGCCACATGCCTTTATTGATGCTGGTCGATTGATTACCCAGTTCCCGGATGTCCAGCTTTGGGTGAGCCGAATTGACCCTGCGTCCGGTACTCTTTACGGTATCCAGATTTTTGAACTGGAAAAGCGCGGGGCTCCGCGAATTGTTTATGCGGATAGTGCATCCATGGAGTACGCAGATAATGGAGCCACCCTCATGTTGCGCCTTCGTAGTGGTGAAACCCACATGACCGATGTGGACAATCCGGAGAATTACTTCCGAATCAGGTTCTTCAGCCAGGATCTGGCAATGAAGAATGTGGATGACCGTCTGGAACGCCGTAATCGTAATTATCGTAGTGACCGCGAAATGCCCATAGAGATGATGCAGGAAGTGGTGGAGGATGCCCGCAAGAAGTTTGTCGAGGCGAAGGACCAAGCTATCGATAAGCGTTTGTCTACCCTGGTCTCCTTGGTGGAAAACGTTCGGGGAGACTCTGTTGTTCCCGAGGGTGTAGAAAGCAGCATTACTCAGGATTCTGTCCAGCGTAGGCGGTCTCTACAAAAGCTTCGAATTCAGGAAATTGCGGCCCTCCGCACTACAGAACGTTTTTACGGCCGAATGGAGAATGAGCTCAAGCGTGAAGCGCAGTACACAGTAGAAATCCACAAGAAGTTCAGTACGGCCTTTGCCTGCTTCATCTTTATCCTTATTGGAGCGCCCCTGGGAATTATGGCTCGCAAAGGTGGAATCGGTACTGGAATCCTGTACAGCCTTGCGTTCTTTGTCGTTTACTGGATCTGCCTTATTGGTGGTGAAAATCTTGCGGACAGGTTGCTTTTGGATCCGATTCTTGCCATGTGGGCGTCCAATATTATCATCGGTGCTTTCGGCATTTTCATTACCATAGCCATGGTTCGAGATAGGTTCTCCGGCGATTCGAAGTTCTTTAGGGCTATTAGGGCAATCAAGGGTTTCTTTGTCCGTATCTTCAAACGTCTCACAAAGAGGTTCGGATGA
- the bamD gene encoding outer membrane protein assembly factor BamD, which produces MNLLKKIPLFLCFFAAAAMMTSCSSSRGEKMKYTEWCRARYEKAEELFKAEKYGRTTERLEEILATCAGTGFMEQAQFLLAESYFNQEDWIEARGEYGSFIINFPGSPFIETAEFRKAVSSFNMEFRVSRDDANTTIAMRDFERYLSNHPDTPLRDSVNYYYNLLVERMAEKEFQTARLYSRMDKPQAAVIYFKEFLETYPNSKRREEALFMIAKAYNELDQFETAKLYLNIARKEVTEDNKDGLKQIEKIEKKIEKSEAAFEKRLKKDSQKKRFQKEDKELQS; this is translated from the coding sequence ATGAACCTGTTAAAAAAGATTCCCTTGTTCCTTTGCTTTTTTGCCGCAGCAGCCATGATGACTAGCTGTTCGTCTTCCCGTGGCGAAAAGATGAAGTACACCGAATGGTGTAGAGCCCGCTATGAAAAGGCCGAAGAATTATTCAAGGCCGAAAAGTACGGACGAACAACGGAACGACTGGAAGAAATCCTGGCGACCTGCGCTGGAACCGGTTTCATGGAACAGGCTCAGTTCCTTCTGGCAGAGAGCTACTTCAATCAGGAAGACTGGATTGAAGCCCGTGGAGAATACGGCAGTTTCATTATCAACTTCCCCGGTTCCCCCTTCATTGAAACAGCAGAATTCAGAAAGGCCGTTTCATCCTTCAACATGGAATTCAGGGTTTCCCGCGACGATGCCAACACAACCATCGCCATGAGAGATTTCGAACGCTACCTTTCCAACCATCCCGACACCCCATTGCGTGACTCCGTCAACTACTACTACAACCTTCTTGTAGAACGCATGGCAGAAAAGGAATTCCAGACCGCCCGTCTTTATTCAAGAATGGATAAGCCCCAGGCAGCCGTTATCTATTTCAAGGAATTTCTGGAAACCTACCCGAACTCTAAGCGTCGAGAAGAAGCCCTGTTCATGATTGCAAAGGCCTACAATGAACTGGACCAGTTCGAAACAGCAAAGCTCTATCTAAACATCGCCCGCAAGGAAGTTACCGAAGATAACAAGGACGGACTGAAGCAGATTGAAAAAATCGAAAAGAAAATCGAGAAATCCGAAGCAGCCTTTGAAAAACGCTTAAAGAAAGATTCCCAGAAGAAGCGCTTCCAGAAGGAAGACAAGGAACTGCAGAGCTAA
- a CDS encoding rhomboid family intramembrane serine protease — MSRFMSPLRPRHMRSNYLQEVSSITPSVNPEKQAADSTSETSITGDAEPEYPETSCISEGSLRRIRDDSLLLLSQGIEHRLIRTEEGPFQIFIIPEHEAQARVQLALFHKENPPREDNPPIPLSFSLQPFWILLAPLTFTLIDFAEAAKLHSAGISDASKVLRGEWWRSITALTLHGDARHLASNLLCGYIVMNMITYRIPLLRLAPFIAVASAIANICVSLTVKTDFRSLGFSTFVFAAIGCLAVMEFRLMPRESHGLLRRFAPLCGAASLAVFLGLGENADILGHAYGFVAGLVCGLIPTTKALRWGAPLSTVDGLGLLAYYGLFALAWNLAL; from the coding sequence ATGTCACGCTTTATGTCACCACTGCGTCCGCGACACATGCGGAGCAATTACCTTCAGGAAGTCTCTTCCATCACACCATCTGTAAATCCGGAAAAACAAGCTGCAGACTCGACTTCCGAAACAAGTATAACAGGCGATGCAGAGCCTGAATATCCAGAAACTTCCTGCATTTCAGAAGGTTCACTAAGAAGAATCAGAGACGACAGTCTATTGCTTTTATCACAAGGTATAGAGCACCGACTTATCCGTACAGAAGAAGGTCCTTTCCAGATATTCATCATTCCCGAGCACGAGGCGCAGGCGCGTGTTCAGCTTGCGCTATTCCACAAGGAAAATCCTCCAAGGGAAGATAACCCTCCCATTCCCTTAAGTTTCAGCCTGCAACCCTTCTGGATACTTCTTGCCCCTCTGACGTTCACTCTTATTGATTTCGCAGAAGCCGCAAAACTTCATAGCGCAGGAATATCGGACGCAAGCAAAGTCCTGCGGGGAGAATGGTGGCGAAGCATTACCGCGTTGACCCTACACGGAGACGCAAGACACCTGGCATCGAACCTGCTTTGCGGATACATCGTCATGAACATGATTACCTACCGCATTCCTCTTTTGCGGTTGGCCCCCTTCATCGCGGTCGCCAGCGCCATAGCCAACATCTGCGTATCGCTAACAGTAAAGACCGACTTCCGCTCCCTTGGCTTTTCAACTTTTGTATTCGCGGCCATCGGCTGCCTAGCCGTTATGGAATTCCGTCTAATGCCCAGGGAAAGTCACGGACTCCTTCGTCGGTTCGCCCCTCTTTGTGGCGCGGCATCCCTAGCCGTATTCCTTGGCCTTGGCGAAAACGCAGATATCCTTGGGCATGCATACGGTTTCGTTGCAGGACTTGTCTGCGGACTGATCCCTACAACAAAGGCGCTCCGCTGGGGAGCACCTCTTTCTACCGTAGACGGCCTGGGCCTTCTTGCTTATTACGGACTTTTCGCCCTGGCTTGGAATCTTGCCTTGTAA
- a CDS encoding tetratricopeptide repeat protein — protein sequence MANENNTNNSEIKAFFVAHGSKIAAALVVVIAIVVGVVQYKDYKVAAAAEQAELLGPGMALVYAGDKENAVAEFESKINSGKLSGVALAKAALYAANIKYENSDYDAAAVLFQKSLDNAGSVALVRAAALHGLASVKIEKADYSAAAGLLEKFVAEFGKRTGDKEDRYQKDEPVDEVANVADAMWKLTLVYQQLGANDKAKKTAERILVVYGDNQNYADKAKKFLAE from the coding sequence ATGGCTAACGAAAACAATACCAATAATTCTGAAATTAAGGCATTCTTTGTTGCTCACGGTTCTAAGATTGCTGCTGCCCTGGTGGTAGTTATTGCAATTGTAGTGGGTGTGGTCCAGTACAAGGATTACAAGGTCGCTGCCGCTGCAGAACAGGCTGAACTCCTCGGTCCGGGTATGGCTCTTGTCTATGCTGGTGACAAGGAAAATGCTGTTGCAGAATTTGAATCTAAGATCAATTCTGGCAAGCTGAGCGGTGTTGCCCTTGCAAAGGCTGCTCTCTACGCTGCAAACATCAAGTACGAAAATTCCGACTACGATGCTGCAGCAGTCCTCTTCCAGAAGTCCTTGGACAATGCCGGTTCTGTTGCCTTGGTTCGCGCAGCCGCTCTTCATGGTCTTGCTTCTGTCAAGATCGAAAAGGCCGACTACTCTGCCGCTGCCGGTCTGCTGGAAAAGTTCGTTGCTGAATTTGGCAAGCGCACTGGCGATAAGGAAGACCGCTACCAGAAGGACGAACCGGTTGACGAAGTTGCAAACGTGGCCGACGCCATGTGGAAGTTGACTCTTGTTTATCAGCAGCTCGGTGCAAACGACAAGGCTAAGAAGACTGCTGAACGCATCCTGGTTGTCTACGGCGACAATCAGAACTATGCTGACAAGGCTAAGAAGTTCCTCGCCGAATAG
- a CDS encoding DEAD/DEAH box helicase, producing MNPNGAIIVQSNMEIMVEVDAPTYEAARDAIAPFTELVKSPEHLHTYKISHLSLWNAAATGLRANDVVERLESQSRYPIPQTVITEVEDYMARYGLLRLKKDDGDNLLIESDDKFMFTEICKLREVEPFIKEFIDDCHAIVDPERRGHLKMALTNAGFPVEDLAGYTVGDPLPIKLRDTMLCGKEFKLRDYQKEAAQIFYASGSEKGGSGVIVLPCGSGKTVIGIATMALVQTKTLILTPNISASRQWIREICDKTDLTEDMVKEYSGEVKEIGPVTVATYQILTQRKRAKKAGEEVTEVDLSEGTEEEVKKELSNFPLFSQQKWGLMIYDEVHLLPAPVFRLSTEMQATRRLGLTATLVREDHKETEVFSLIGPKKYDIPWRILEAQGWIATADCNEIRIPMEAELKMKYALAPVRDKITLASTNPEKTDIVQRLLKFYDKPEDRVLIIGQYIEQLETLSQTLEIPLITGKTPNKERDRLYAAFRDGSLKNLMISKVGNFAIDLPDANVLIQISGTFGSRQEEAQRLGRVLRPKSDGGAAHFYSIVTQDSKEQEFAMNRQLFLTEQGYAYKIIKRGDWDILARTPEELAARS from the coding sequence ATGAATCCCAATGGCGCTATTATTGTTCAGAGTAACATGGAAATTATGGTGGAAGTGGATGCTCCCACCTATGAAGCAGCACGTGATGCAATCGCTCCCTTCACCGAACTGGTAAAGAGTCCGGAGCATCTTCACACATACAAGATTTCTCATTTGAGTCTATGGAATGCTGCTGCAACAGGCCTTCGCGCCAATGACGTTGTTGAACGCCTCGAAAGCCAGAGCCGCTATCCCATTCCCCAGACGGTCATTACCGAAGTCGAAGACTACATGGCTCGCTATGGCCTTCTCCGCCTAAAGAAGGATGATGGCGACAACCTGCTGATTGAATCCGATGACAAGTTCATGTTCACCGAAATCTGCAAGCTACGTGAAGTGGAACCTTTCATCAAGGAATTTATTGATGACTGCCATGCAATTGTTGATCCTGAACGCCGCGGCCATTTGAAAATGGCTTTGACCAATGCAGGTTTCCCGGTGGAAGACCTTGCTGGTTATACCGTGGGCGATCCTTTGCCCATCAAGCTTCGTGATACAATGCTTTGCGGTAAGGAATTCAAGCTCCGCGACTACCAGAAGGAAGCTGCCCAGATTTTCTATGCCAGTGGTTCCGAAAAGGGCGGCTCCGGTGTAATCGTGTTGCCTTGCGGTTCCGGTAAGACTGTCATTGGTATTGCTACCATGGCTTTAGTACAAACTAAGACTTTGATCTTGACTCCGAATATTTCTGCATCCCGTCAGTGGATTCGCGAAATTTGCGACAAAACGGACTTGACTGAAGACATGGTGAAGGAATATTCCGGCGAAGTCAAGGAAATCGGACCTGTAACGGTTGCCACCTACCAGATTCTGACTCAGCGTAAGCGTGCCAAGAAGGCTGGGGAAGAGGTGACTGAGGTTGACCTGTCCGAGGGAACCGAGGAAGAAGTCAAGAAGGAACTTTCCAACTTCCCGCTGTTCAGTCAGCAGAAGTGGGGACTGATGATTTACGACGAAGTCCACTTGCTGCCGGCTCCTGTGTTTCGCCTGAGTACTGAAATGCAGGCGACCCGTCGCCTTGGCCTTACCGCTACCTTGGTTCGTGAAGACCATAAGGAAACTGAAGTCTTTAGCTTGATCGGTCCTAAGAAGTACGACATTCCTTGGCGCATTCTTGAAGCCCAGGGCTGGATTGCTACGGCGGACTGTAACGAAATTCGCATTCCCATGGAAGCGGAACTGAAGATGAAGTATGCCTTGGCTCCTGTTCGCGATAAGATTACCCTGGCCAGCACTAATCCCGAAAAGACTGACATTGTACAGCGCTTGCTGAAATTCTATGATAAGCCCGAAGACCGTGTGCTTATTATTGGCCAGTACATTGAACAGCTGGAAACTCTTTCCCAGACATTGGAAATTCCTCTGATTACAGGAAAAACTCCTAACAAGGAACGTGATCGCCTGTATGCTGCCTTCCGAGATGGTAGCCTTAAGAACCTGATGATCTCTAAGGTGGGTAACTTCGCTATCGATCTTCCCGATGCAAATGTGCTAATTCAGATTTCAGGTACTTTCGGAAGCCGTCAGGAAGAAGCCCAGCGTCTTGGTCGAGTGCTTCGCCCCAAGAGCGATGGCGGTGCCGCTCATTTCTACAGCATAGTGACCCAGGATTCCAAGGAACAGGAATTTGCAATGAATCGTCAGCTGTTCCTTACCGAGCAGGGCTACGCCTACAAGATCATCAAGCGTGGTGATTGGGATATTCTTGCAAGAACTCCTGAGGAACTGGCTGCCAGGTCCTAG
- the aroE gene encoding shikimate dehydrogenase, producing MSQRIINGKTETLCIFGNPIGHSKSPLMHNALFEALGINAAYVPFSPEPEKLADAIKGFRALKIRGANVTIPYKTPVMDLVDELSDISRFTGSVNTLYWKDGIVGGTLCGTTTDPYGCIRNLEEFGGSPANTTVALLGNGGAAKAIAYTLVELGNELTIVCRSPEKGSALADGLNQFFNGKAKQVKVVTFDQFQSISKDIKIIINATSVGMSPNVDQSPLAENDLTPGQVVYDIVYNPPRTKLLQMAEAKGCKTVTGEGMLVHQGIESFRKWFPVETKNITNDAMAEIMRKGMQG from the coding sequence TTGAGCCAAAGAATTATTAACGGGAAGACCGAAACTCTCTGTATTTTCGGTAATCCCATCGGTCATAGCAAGTCGCCCCTGATGCACAACGCTCTTTTCGAAGCTCTTGGCATCAATGCGGCCTACGTTCCCTTTTCTCCGGAACCCGAAAAGTTGGCTGACGCCATCAAGGGTTTCAGGGCATTAAAGATTCGTGGAGCAAACGTTACCATTCCCTATAAGACTCCCGTAATGGACCTTGTAGACGAACTTTCTGACATTTCGAGATTTACCGGAAGCGTCAACACCCTGTACTGGAAGGACGGAATCGTAGGCGGAACCCTCTGTGGAACCACTACAGACCCCTACGGATGCATTCGCAATCTGGAAGAATTCGGGGGCTCCCCGGCCAACACCACAGTCGCCCTCCTTGGTAACGGTGGTGCAGCAAAAGCCATAGCCTACACCCTTGTGGAACTAGGCAACGAACTTACCATCGTATGCAGGTCGCCCGAAAAAGGAAGCGCTCTTGCAGATGGATTGAACCAGTTCTTTAATGGCAAGGCAAAGCAGGTCAAGGTAGTCACTTTCGACCAGTTCCAGTCCATTTCCAAGGACATAAAGATCATCATCAACGCCACCTCGGTAGGCATGTCTCCCAACGTAGATCAATCTCCCTTGGCAGAAAACGACCTTACCCCGGGCCAGGTGGTCTACGACATCGTCTACAACCCGCCCCGTACAAAACTCCTGCAGATGGCAGAAGCCAAGGGATGCAAGACCGTAACAGGCGAAGGGATGCTTGTCCACCAGGGCATTGAAAGTTTCCGCAAATGGTTCCCGGTCGAAACCAAGAATATCACTAACGACGCAATGGCTGAAATCATGCGTAAAGGAATGCAAGGTTAA
- the aroB gene encoding 3-dehydroquinate synthase yields the protein MKKHVFFTGFMASGKSRTGRALAERLNRPYVDTDAVIVERAGKTISEIFEQDGETKFREMERDVVAEFAVKTEPHIISLGGGALTQPANLKVIRENGTIIRLWAKPEVLSERIGRKNTRPLLANLSDEERLEKIKQMLKDREPNYANADFSVESSNEFSEDHVIEKILHIMKFWESHALNVMPSSGGRYPIFIGKNIISDVGVLLEVLKLSPKYEFLVCTDTNISKAQNRTLSDLRIQAGRCPVFKFQAGERNKTLHNLNQLYSFMLHRGYTRKSCLLQFSGGVVGDMAGFGAATYQRGIPFIQFPTTLLSMVDSSVGGKVAVNHPEGKNMIGAFYQPEAVVCDISVLSTLPETEYLAGLAEIVKYGVIYDEAFFKYMEENVEKIKNHDEEVLKQLILRSCAIKAEVVGIDEKEAGLRAILNYGHTFGHAIENLTHYEKFTHGIAVSLGMRVAARCSVLLGKMTAEDEARQNKLLDDLNFPKTYDIDVNAAWDAMAVDKKAEKGTRVYILPTKIGVVEKVTNVDKEIVAKSWQAIK from the coding sequence ATGAAGAAGCACGTATTTTTTACTGGATTCATGGCCAGCGGAAAATCCCGCACCGGAAGAGCCCTTGCAGAACGTCTAAACCGCCCCTACGTAGATACCGACGCTGTCATTGTAGAACGCGCCGGCAAAACCATCAGTGAAATCTTTGAACAGGACGGCGAAACCAAGTTCCGCGAAATGGAACGAGACGTGGTAGCTGAATTTGCTGTCAAGACAGAGCCCCACATCATTTCTTTGGGTGGTGGCGCCCTGACCCAGCCTGCAAACTTGAAAGTCATCCGCGAAAACGGAACCATCATCCGCCTGTGGGCTAAGCCCGAAGTTCTCTCTGAACGCATTGGCCGCAAGAACACCCGCCCTCTCCTGGCAAATCTCTCTGACGAGGAACGCCTCGAAAAGATCAAGCAGATGCTGAAGGACCGCGAGCCTAACTATGCCAATGCCGATTTCAGCGTAGAAAGTTCCAACGAATTTTCTGAAGACCATGTCATCGAAAAGATTTTGCACATAATGAAGTTCTGGGAAAGTCACGCCTTGAACGTCATGCCCAGCAGCGGCGGTCGCTATCCCATCTTTATCGGCAAGAACATCATTTCCGATGTAGGAGTCCTGCTGGAAGTTCTCAAGCTTTCTCCCAAGTACGAGTTCCTGGTCTGCACGGACACAAACATTTCCAAGGCACAGAACCGCACCCTGTCCGACCTGAGAATCCAAGCAGGACGCTGCCCGGTGTTCAAGTTCCAGGCTGGCGAGCGCAACAAGACCTTGCACAACCTGAACCAGCTGTACAGTTTTATGCTTCATCGTGGCTACACCCGTAAGAGTTGCCTGTTGCAGTTCAGCGGTGGCGTGGTTGGTGACATGGCAGGCTTTGGCGCAGCAACCTACCAGCGTGGCATCCCCTTTATCCAGTTCCCCACAACCTTGCTTTCCATGGTGGACAGTTCCGTCGGCGGCAAGGTGGCAGTGAACCATCCCGAAGGCAAGAATATGATCGGTGCATTCTACCAGCCCGAAGCTGTGGTCTGCGACATTTCCGTTCTCAGCACCTTGCCTGAAACCGAATACCTGGCCGGTCTTGCTGAAATCGTGAAATACGGCGTTATCTACGACGAAGCTTTCTTCAAGTACATGGAAGAAAACGTCGAAAAGATCAAGAACCACGACGAAGAAGTCCTGAAGCAATTGATTCTGCGTAGCTGCGCCATTAAGGCCGAAGTCGTCGGCATCGATGAAAAGGAAGCCGGTCTTCGCGCTATTTTGAACTACGGTCACACCTTCGGTCACGCCATCGAAAACCTGACCCACTACGAAAAGTTCACCCACGGCATTGCAGTTTCCCTCGGCATGCGCGTTGCAGCCCGCTGCTCCGTTCTCCTGGGCAAGATGACCGCCGAAGACGAGGCAAGACAGAACAAGTTGCTGGACGACCTAAACTTCCCCAAGACCTATGATATCGACGTCAATGCCGCATGGGATGCCATGGCTGTAGACAAGAAGGCCGAAAAGGGAACTCGCGTGTACATTCTCCCCACAAAGATTGGCGTCGTAGAAAAGGTGACCAACGTGGACAAGGAAATTGTCGCCAAGTCCTGGCAGGCCATCAAGTAA
- a CDS encoding GDP-mannose 4,6-dehydratase codes for MSILVTGGTGALGFHILSSLMGTSHDLYSFSDEQPQPWQKVEGVQYLNGDLLNFKDMLDVLQKVSPTHIYHLASQSSVGLSYKKPYETLNINLLGTQNLLEAARQVCPKAKIMLLSSSEIYGRTERNLTYLHKETDLPNPLTPYATSKACMELLGNQFRNAYGLHIVFVRPFHFTGPHHSRRFVIPSITYQLVKIKYYGTEPTIYSGSLDISRDMIDVRDVARGMIQILNQADSGEVYNLCCGKSYTFREVVETLVDIAGVSVDFRFDPGYERNNEIPLLIGDPTKAMDIGWKPMISMEDSLTDLFNEMVQRRRTELKLGMGKDLRL; via the coding sequence ATGAGTATTCTAGTTACTGGTGGTACAGGAGCTCTTGGCTTCCACATTCTTTCTAGCCTAATGGGAACGTCCCATGACCTGTACAGCTTTAGCGATGAACAGCCCCAACCTTGGCAAAAGGTTGAAGGAGTTCAGTATCTTAACGGAGATCTGCTTAACTTCAAGGACATGCTTGACGTTTTGCAAAAGGTCTCCCCGACCCACATCTACCATCTGGCAAGCCAGTCTTCTGTGGGTCTCAGCTACAAGAAGCCTTACGAGACCTTGAACATCAATTTGCTTGGTACCCAGAATCTTCTGGAAGCTGCACGACAGGTTTGCCCCAAGGCAAAAATCATGCTGCTCAGTTCCAGCGAAATCTATGGACGAACAGAAAGGAACCTGACCTACCTCCACAAGGAAACAGACCTTCCCAATCCCCTGACGCCTTATGCCACCTCCAAGGCATGCATGGAGCTTTTGGGAAACCAATTCCGTAACGCATACGGCCTGCATATTGTGTTCGTCCGTCCCTTCCATTTCACCGGTCCCCATCACAGCCGCCGCTTCGTAATTCCGTCTATCACTTACCAGCTAGTAAAGATCAAGTACTACGGAACCGAGCCAACCATTTATTCCGGCAGTCTGGATATCAGCCGTGACATGATCGACGTTCGTGATGTGGCCCGAGGCATGATCCAGATTTTGAACCAGGCCGACTCCGGCGAAGTCTACAACCTCTGCTGTGGCAAGTCCTACACCTTCCGCGAAGTCGTGGAAACCCTGGTAGACATCGCAGGCGTCAGCGTTGACTTCCGTTTCGACCCCGGCTACGAACGCAATAACGAAATTCCCCTGCTTATCGGCGATCCCACCAAGGCAATGGACATCGGCTGGAAGCCCATGATCAGCATGGAAGACAGCCTTACCGACCTCTTCAATGAAATGGTCCAGCGCAGAAGAACCGAATTGAAACTTGGCATGGGCAAGGACCTTCGTCTGTAA